A window from Citrus sinensis cultivar Valencia sweet orange chromosome 3, DVS_A1.0, whole genome shotgun sequence encodes these proteins:
- the LOC102619073 gene encoding shaggy-related protein kinase alpha, whose amino-acid sequence MASVSVVPASGNTVGVDRLPEEMNDMKIRDDKEMEATVVDGNGTEAGHIIVTTIGGKNGQPKQTISYMAERVVGHGSFGVVFQAKCLETGEAVAIKKVLQDKRYKNRELQTMRLLDHPNVVSLKHCFFSTTEKDELYLNLVLEYVPETVHRVIKHHYKMSQRMPLIYVKLYFYQICRALAYIHNTIGVCHRDIKPQNLLVNPHTHQLKLCDFGSAKVLVKGEPNISYICSRYYRAPELIFGATEYTAAIDIWSAGCVLAELLLGQPLFPGESGVDQLVEIIKVLGTPTREEIKCMNPNYTEFKFPQIKAHPWHKIFQKRMPPEAVDLVSRLLQYSPNLRSTALEALIHPFFDELRDPNTRLPNGRFLPPLFNFKPHELKGVPVDMLVKLIPEHARKQCAFLGL is encoded by the exons ATGGCTTCTGTTAGTGTAGTACCTGCTTCTGGAAATACAGTCGGTGTTGATAGGTTACCCGAGGAGATGAATGACATGAAAATTAGGGATGACAAg GAAATGGAAGCAACTGTGGTTGATGGTAATGGGACGGAAGCGGGTCATATAATTGTCACCACTATTGGGGGTAAAAATGGGCAGCCCAAACAg ACAATAAGCTACATGGCTGAACGTGTTGTTGGCCATGGATCTTTTGGAGTAGTTTTCCAG GCTAAGTGCTTAGAGACTGGTGAAGCTGTTGCAATAAAGAAGGTTCTTCAGGACAAGAGGTACAAGAACCGGGAGCTGCAAACCATGCGTCTTCTGGACCACCCAAATGTTGTGTCCCTGAAGCACTGTTTCTTTTCAACAACTGAAAAGGATGAGCTATATCTTAACCTTGTTCTTGAGTATGTTCCGGAGACCGTTCACCGGGTGATCAAACATCACTATAAAATGAGCCAAAGGATGCCATTGATTTACgtcaaactttacttttatcaG ATATGTAGAGCACTTGCTTACATCCATAACACTATTGGAGTTTGCCACAGGGACATAAAGCCTCAAAATTTACTG GTCAATCCACATACCCACCAGCTGAAATTGTGTGACTTTGGAAGTGCAAAAGTTCTG GTAAAGGGGGAACCAAATATCTCTTACATATGTTCAAGATACTATCGAGCACCTGAACTTATATTTGGTGCAACTGAGTACACCGCAGCAATTGATATCTGGTCTGCCGGCTGCGTTTTGGCTGAACTGCTACTGGGACAG CCTCTTTTCCCTGGCGAGAGCGGTGTAGACCAGCTTGTGGAAATCATCAAG GTTTTAGGTACTCCAACTAGGGAAGAAATAAAGTGCATGAATCCAAACTACACTGAGTTTAAATTTCCCCAAATCAAAGCTCACCCGTGGCACAAG ATATTCCAGAAGCGTATGCCCCCAGAAGCTGTAGATCTTGTCTCTAGACTACTGCAGTACTCTCCCAATCTTCGGAGCACAGCA TtggaagctttgattcatcccTTCTTTGATGAACTACGTGATCCTAATACCCGACTCCCAAATGGACGCTTTCTTCCACCATTGTTTAACTTTAAGCCTCATG aacTGAAGGGTGTGCCCGTGGATATGTTGGTGAAGCTGATCCCTGAGCATGCAAGAAAACAGTGTGCCTTCCTTGGTTTGTGA